In Pyricularia oryzae 70-15 chromosome 2, whole genome shotgun sequence, one genomic interval encodes:
- a CDS encoding translocation protein sec66 encodes MFGIDWMSLVLPFSYILVLGGTFMTFSSVYRKRKATQSANLAPWFPPHLQRNIYLSLLHLDPEDGSEKAPKVPESVLRTALLRRAVEDIHRIIQIRTAKAACSSLLARGSVGDDLWQRFSRAEKEMEEELRDVVMEANALAPNWGQTIFQSANEIAANTMLRKRLDDITNQTEAEKEWWAKRQGAAGIEQPAASSPTTTTSESLPATSKETPGSSEDGILVEDDVPESSTPAPAAPAPVQTPSAPPSEPGTPSSKKKKKGKK; translated from the exons ATGTTCGGAATAGATTGGATGAGCCTTGTGCTCCCATTCTCATACATTCTCGTCCTGGGCGGAACTTTTATGACATTTTCCAGCGTCTACAGGAAAAGGAAAGCGA CACAAAGCGCCAACCTGGCTCCTTGGTTCCCGCCGCACCTACAACGCAACATCTACCTGTCGCTGCTCCACCTGGACCCTGAGGACGGCTCCGAGAAGGCGCCCAAGGTGCCCGAGAGCGTCTTGCGTACCGCCCTGCTCCGCCGCGCCGTCGAGGACATCCACCGCATCATCCAGATCCgcaccgccaaggccgcctgCAGCTCGCTGCTGGCCCGGGGTAGCGTCGGCGATGACCTGTGGCAGCGGTTCAGCCGCGCGGAGAAGGAGATGGAGGAGGAGCTGAGGGATGTCGTTATGGAG GCCAACGCACTCGCTCCCAACTGGGGCCAGACAATCTTCCAATCCGCCAACGAAATCGCCGCCAACACGATGCTGCGCAAGCGCCTTGACGACATCACGAACCAGACCGAGGCCGAAAAGGAATGGTGGGCCAAACGCCAGGGCGCCGCCGGCATCGAGCAACCCGCCGCGTCGtctcccaccaccaccacctccgaGTCCCTCCCCGCAACCTCCAAGGAGACCCCCGGCAGCTCGGAAGACGGCATCCTCGTCGAAGACGACGTCCCCGAGTcctccacccccgccccTGCAGCACCCGCACCCGTTCAGACCCCTTCTGCGCCGCCTAGTGAGCCCGGCACGCCTTccagcaagaagaagaagaagggaaaGAAATGA
- a CDS encoding 18S rRNA biogenesis protein RCL1 yields the protein MASTASAPGYVRFTGHRHLTQRLVLSTLTGKPVHISGIRSSSPTAPGLAPHEISFLRLLETVTNGSSIQISYTGTTMTYHPGLITGSVPGAGAAVNGDSIEFSLPETNRRGITYYLIPIAMLAPFSKAHVNICFSGPGVITAATELGDMSVDSFRLAILPLYGLFGIPPARIDILVRQRSCAGYGDRRGGGVVELRFASQVRLPKTLHMNRTPGRIRRIGGVAYSTGVSASNNKRMIHAARGVLNALTGEIKIGEAPPGKDDAKNKIGIGFGLSLVAESSVPGVVYSADVVSPARGGALPEDLGAQCAHQLLEAIAKGGCVSWAAARSVLTLMAMGSEDVGRLRIGKDVVDEDTIGLARDLRKFGASSWGLRAVDDDDTDDMLISVKGTGVGNVGRKIA from the coding sequence ATGGCCAGTACAGCCTCCGCACCGGGCTACGTCCGGTTCACGGGCCACCGGCACCTCACGCAGCGCCTGGTCCTGTCGACGCTCACCGGCAAGCCGGTCCACATCTCGGGCATCCGCAGCTCGTCGCCGACGGCTCCCGGTCTCGCCCCGCACGAGATCTCCTTCCTCCGCCTCCTCGAGACCGTCACCAACGGCAGCTCCATCCAAATCTCATACACGGGTACCACCATGACGTACCACCCGGGGCTCATCACGGGCAGCGTGCcgggcgccggcgccgccgtcaaCGGGGACTCGATCGAATTCTCCCTGCCCGAGACGAACCGCCGCGGCATCACCTATTACCTCATCCCCATCGCCATGCTGGCTCCCTTCTCCAAGGCCCACGTCAACATTTGCTTCTCCGGCCCGGGCGTCATTACCGCCGCGACCGAGCTGGGCGACATGTCGGTCGACTCGTTCCGcctggcaatcctcccgCTCTACGGCCTGTTCGGCATCCCACCCGCCCGCATCGACATTCTGGTCCGCCAGCGGTCGTGTGCGGGCTACGGCGACAGgaggggcggcggcgtcgtcgagCTACGCTTCGCCAGCCAGGTCCGCCTGCCCAAGACCCTGCACATGAACCGGACCCCCGGCAGGATAAGAaggatcggcggcgtcgcCTACTCGACCGGCGTCTCGGCTTCCAACAACAAGAGGATGATACACGCCGCCAGGGGGGTTCTGAACGCGCTGACGGGCGAGATCAAGATTGGCGAGGCGCCGCCGGGCAAGGACGACGCCAAGAACAAGATTGGAATCGGCTTCGGTCTCAGCCTGGTGGCTGAGTCGAGCGTCCCGGGCGTCGTCTACTCGGCCGACGTCGTCTCCCCGGCGAGGGGCGGCGCCCTGCCAGAGGACCTGGGCGCACAATGCGCACATCAGCTTCTTGAGGCCATCGCCAAGGGTGGATGCGTGAGTTGGGCGGCTGCGCGCTCTGTATTGACCTTGATGGCGATGGGATCGGAGGATGTCGGCCGGTTGAGGATAGGCAAGGACGTGGTGGATGAAGATACGATCGGGCTGGCGAGGGATCTGCGGAAATTCGGTGCTAGCAGTTGGGGTTTGAGGGCAGTGGACGATGATGACACCGACGACATGTTAATCTCGGTCAAGGGCACCGGCGTCGGCAACGTTGGACGCAAGATAGCATGA
- a CDS encoding phenylalanyl-tRNA synthetase subunit alpha has product MATSNSQGPAGDLALEILAALDSKGQPLLTADAFPDAKFVEVKSALDRLGSRSMITYKTIERDEYTLEPEAEQIAANGSHEARVFEALRQAVEGLSVAELEEAVGDKSVTKLGQGKAFKEKWISKSKDGKKLMAVAESIKDTTREQLLEIQSTHTHPDAKVLTELKKRKLIKPQKVISFEVSKGDKFALEIAKEETDLTADMLASGAWKTATFKPYNFDALGAAQDAGALHPLSKVRSEFRQIFFEMGFEEMPTDKYVESGFWNFDALFVPQQHPARDLQDTFYISDPKAAAPPKARDADDKSNYDEYWQNVRQVHETGKFGSIGYRYPWSPDESLRLVLRTHTTAISTAMLHKLASQKGPDGRPPPARYFSIDRVFRNETVDATHLAEFHQVEGVIADYGLTLGGLMEFMDIFFGKMGLTGLQYKPAYNPYTEPSMEIFAYHQGLGKLVEIGNSGMFRPEMLESMGLPRDMRVYGWGLSLERPTMIKYAISNIRELLGHKVDLNFIATNPAVRLDKD; this is encoded by the exons ATGGCCACCTCGAATAGTCAGGGTCCTGCGGGGGACCTTGCCCTCGAGATCCTCGCCGCGCTTGACAGCAAGGGACAGCCCCTCCTGACCGCCGATGCCTTCCCCGATGCGAAATTCGTCGAGGTGAAGAGCGCGCTCGACAGGCTGGGATCGAGGTCCATGATCACATACAAGACTATCGAGCGAGACGAGTACACCCTAGAGCCCGAGGCGGAGCAGATCGCCGCCAACGGCAGTCATGAGGCCCGCGTCTTTGAGGCCCTGCGCCAGGCCGTGGAGGGTCTTTCGGTCGCAGAGTTGGAGGAGGCCGTCGGCGACAAGTCTGTGACCAAGCTTGGTCAGGGTAAGGCGTTCAAGGAGAAGTGGATATCAAAGTCCAAGGACGGCAAGAAGCTCATGGCTGTG GCCGAATCCATCAAAGACACAACACGCGAGCAGCTGCTTGAGATCCAGtcaacacacacacatcCCGACGCCAAGGTCCTCACCGAGCTCAAGAAGCGCAAGCTCATCAAGCCCCAAAAGGTAATTAGCTTCGAGGTCTCCAAGGGCGACAAGTTTGCTCTCGAGATAGCAAAGGAGGAGACGGACCTGACGGCCGACATGCTGGCCTCGGGAGCCTGGAAGACGGCAACCTTCAAGCCGTACAACTTTGACGCCCTCGGTGCCGCCCAGGATGCCGGCGCCCTGCACCCCCTGAGCAAGGTCCGGTCCGAATTCCGCCAGATCTTCTTCGAGATGGGCTTCGAGGAGATGCCCACCGACAAGTACGTCGAGTCGGGCTTCTGGAACTTTGACGCCCTGTTCGTGCCCCAGCAGCACCCGGCCCGCGACCTCCAGGACACCTTTTACATTTCGGACCCCAAGGCCGCCGCCCCTCCCAAGGCTAGGGACGCCGACGACAAGAGCAACTACGACGAGTACTGGCAGAACGTGAGGCAGGTGCACGAGACGGGCAAGTTCGGCTCAATAGGATACCGCTACCcgtggtcgccggacgagtcGCTTAGGCTGGTCCTGCGCACGCACACGACGGCCATCTCCACGGCGATGCTGCACAAGCTGGCCAGCCAAAAGGGACCCGACggcaggccgccgccggcgcgcTACTTTTCCATCGACCGCGTGTTCCGTAACGAGACGGTCGACGCCACCCATTTGGCCGAGTTCCATCAGGTCGAAGGTGTCATTGCCGACTACGGCCTGACGCTCGGCGGGCTGATGGAGTTCATGGATATCTTCTTCGGAAAGATGGGCCTGACTGGCCTGCAGTACAAGCCCGCCTACAACCCCTACACCGAGCCCAGCATGGAGATCTTTGCCTACCACCAGGGACTGGGCAAGCTGGTCGAGATTGGAAACAGTGGAATGTTCAGGCCCGAGATGCTCGAGTCCATGGGCCTACCGCGCGACATGAGGGTGTACGGTTGGGGTCTTAGTCTGGAGAGGCCGACCATGATCAAGTACGCCATTTCCAATATTAGGGAGCTGCTGGGTCACAAGGTTGATTTGAACTTTATTGCAACAAACCCGGCCGTGAGGTTGGATAAGGATTGA
- a CDS encoding endoribonuclease L-PSP has product MNASRRLAQISSTLIRTQRFRPIINNPTAIPPLFKMASNMTAINSKDAAPPAGPYSHAIKTPHAIYCSGSIPVDAQGNMVEGTIQQKTEACIKNLAAVLKEAGSSIEKVVKVNIFLADMDNFAAMNEEYAKWFTHKPARSCVAVKTLPKNVDVELECIAMP; this is encoded by the exons ATGAACGCATCTCGTCGACTTGCTCAGATCTCTTCCACTCTAATTCGCACACAACGCTTCCGTCCCATTATCAACAACCCCACCGCCATCCCACCTCTATTCAAAATGGCCAGCAACATGACCGCCATCAACAGCAAGGACGCCGCTCCTC CTGCTGGCCCCTAC TCCCACGCCATCAAGACCCCTCACGCCATCTACTGCTCCGGCTCCATCCCTGTCGACGCCCAGGGCAACATGGTCGAGGGCACCATCCAGCAAAAGACCGAGGCCTGCATCAAGAACCTGGCTGCCGTCCTCAAGGAGGCTGGATCTTCGATCGAGAAGGTCGTCAAGGTCAACATTTTCCTTGCTGACATGGATAACTTTGCG GCCATGAACGAGGAGTACGCCAAATGGTTCACCCACAAGCCTGCTCGCAGCTGTGTTGCCGTCAAGACTCTGCCCAAGAACGTGGATGTCGAGCTTGAGTGCATTGCCATGCCCTGA
- a CDS encoding dolichyl-phosphate-mannose-protein mannosyltransferase 4 has translation MASSPATPQGSLRQRNVPGASKKNDEKSSQPVDLKDIKKAAKGQPVGPERDHQAAFTVITVLAFITRFWGISHPNEVVFDEVHFGKFASYYLQKTYFFDVHPPFGKLLFAFMGWLVGYDGHFHFDNIGDSYVVNKVPYVAFRSLPALLGALTVSVVYLIMWESGYSVPACILAAGLVLFDNAHIGQTRLILLDATLVFAFACSLLCYIKFYKMRHEPFSRKWWKWLILTGFALSCDISTKYVGVFAFISIGSAVVIDLWDLLDVKRKDGALSLPIWAKHFSARAFGLIIMPFIFYLFWFQVHFAVLTRSGPGDDFMTPEFQETLSDNVMLANAITINYYDTITLRHKETKTYLHSHPDRYPLRYDDGRVSSQGQQVTGYPFNDTNNYWQILPMNDDKQEGRVVRHQELVRLRHLGTDTILLSHDVASPYYPTNQEFTTCSLTDAYGDRAKDTLFEVRFENGKPGQEFKSIASHFKLIHNPSKVAMWTHTTPLPEWGHKQQEINGNKQVTVSSNVWFVEDIPSLEADHPRRAKVEKKVRHMPFIQKWFELQRSMFWHNSRLTSSHPYASLPYQWPFLLRGVSFWTQNDTRQQIYFLGNPIGWWLASSLLAVYIGILAADQFSLRRGVDALDHRSRSRLYNSTGFFFLSWLTHYVPFYVMGRQLFLHHYLPSHLASCLVAGALIEFICNSDPMDGDDVPATGGKKAVAVKPKRHITAAERFAGKSLMVTWAVCMGILAIVIAGWYFFLPLTYGYPGLSVDQVLRRKWLGYDLHFAK, from the exons ATGGCCTCGTCGCCCGCGACGCCGCAAGGGTCGTTGCGCCAGCGCAATGTCCCCGGCGCAAGCAAGAAGAACGACGAAAAGAGCTCCCAGCCTGTGGACCTCAAGGATATAAAGAAGGCTGCAAAGGGCCAGCCCGTTGGTCCCGAGCGCGATCACCAGGCTGCCTTCACCGTCATAACCGTCTTGGCATTCATCACCCGCTTCTGGGGAATTAGCCATCCCAACGAGGTCGTTTTCGACGAGGTTCACTTTGGAAAG TTTGCCTCGTACTACCTCCAAAAGACCTACTTCTTTGACGTTCACCCTCCGTTCGGAAAGCTCCTCTTCGCATTTATGGGATGGCTGGTGGGCTACGACGGTCACTTCCACTTCGACAACATTGGCGACTCTTACGTCGTCAACAAGGTCCCCTATGTCGCCTTCCGCTCGCTCCCGGCCCTGCTGGGTGCCTTGACCGTATCCGTCGTCTACCTGATCATGTGGGAGTCTGGCTACAGTGTGCCGGCATGCATTCTCGCCGCTGGTTTGGTTCTGTTTGACAATGCCCACATTGGCCAGACGCGCCTGATCCTTCTCGACGCCACTCTGGTCTTTGCCTTTGCCTGCAGCTTGCTGTGCTACATCAAGTTCTACAAGATGCGCCACGAGCCGTTTTCCAGAAAGTGGTGGAAGTGGCTTATCTTGACCGGCTTTGCGCTTTCCTGCGACATCTCCACCAAGTACGTTGGTGTTTTCGCCTTCATCAGCATTGGATCGGCCGTCGTCATCGACTTGTGGGACCTTTTGGACGTGAAGCGCAAGGACGGTGCGCTGAGCCTGCCTATATGGGCCAAGCACTTTTCTGCCCGCGCATTCGGTCTCATCATAATGCCCTTTATCTTTTATCTCTTCTGGTTCCAGGTTCACTTTGCAGTCCTCACGAGGTCCGGCCCCGGAGACGACTTCATGACGCCCGAGTTCCAGGAGACTCTGAGTGACAATGTCATGCTGGCAAACGCCATCACAATCAACTACTACGACACGATCACGCTGAGGCACAAGGAGACCAAGACGTACCTTCACAGCCACCCGGACAGGTACCCTCTGCGCTACGACGATGGCCGTGTTTCTAGCCAGGGTCAGCAGGTCACCGGTTACCCCTTCAACGACACCAACAACTACTGGCAGATCCTACCCATGAACGACGACAAGCAAGAGGGTCGTGTTGTGAGGCACCAGGAACTCGTCCGTCTCCGCCATCTCGGAACCGATACCATTCTTCTTTCCCACGACGTCGCCTCCCCCTACTACCCTACCAACCAGGAGTTCACTACGTGCTCGCTCACGGATGCATATGGTGACAGAGCCAAGGACACGCTGTTCGAGGTCAGGTTCGAGAACGGAAAGCCCGGTCAGGAGTTCAAGAGCATCGCCTCGCACTTCAAGCTCATCCACAACCCCAGCAAAGTAGCCATGTGGACACACACCACCCCGCTGCCCGAGTGGGGCCACAAGCAGCAGGAGATCAACGGCAACAAGCAGGTCACCGTCAGCTCCAACGTGTGGTTCGTGGAGGATATCCCCTCGCTTGAGGCCGACCACCCCCGTCGTGCCAAGGTCGAGAAGAAGGTCAGGCATATGCCCTTCATCCAAAAGTGGTTCGAGCTCCAGCGCTCCATGTTCTGGCACAACAGCCGCCTCACCAGCAGCCACCCTTACGCCTCACTGCCCTACCAGTGGCCATTCTTGCTTCGCGGTGTCAGCTTCTGGACGCAGAACGACACCCGCCAGCAGATTTACTTTTTGGGCAACCCCATAGGATGGTGGTTGGCCAGCAGCTTGCTCGCCGTCTACATTGGCATCCTTGCAGCGGATCAGTTCTCGCTGCGCCGTGGTGTGGATGCGCTTGATCAtc GCTCGCGCTCGCGTCTGTACAACTCAACTggattcttcttcttgtcgtgGTTGACACACTACGTGCCATTCTACGTCATGGGTCGTCAACTTTTCCTTCACCACTACCTCCCCTCGCACCTTGCGTCCTGCTTGGTGGCGGGTGCGCTGATCGAGTTCATCTGCAACTCTGACCCGATGGACGGCGACGATGTCCCCGCTACGGGCGGTAAGAAGGCTGTTGCCGTCAAGCCCAAGCGCCACATCACGGCGGCCGAGAGGTTTGCCGGCAAGAGCTTGatggtcacatgggccgtcTGCATGGGTATCCTCGCCATTGTCATCGCCGGCTGGTACTTCTTCCTGCCGCTCACGTACGGCTACCCTGGCCTGTCCGTCGACCAGGTTCTCAGGCGCAAGTGGCTCGGCTACGACCTGCACTTTGCTAAATAG